CCTTGCTCAAGCAATGTACTTTTTCTGATTATCTTGTAATATTTCTGCGCGAGCACAAATGTGCTATtcattttatacaacagtgcatAGCAACACGCTGTTTTCCTTGAAATGAATCCGATTTTGAACGAATcgagtgagccagtgattcaacagtccagTCAGATGGACTCACTTGTTTAGTTTCTAattgaatcagccgttttgaacgaatcgtctgatttgaatgattcaataaatcatttattaaaacatggACTTGCTGTAACTTACTGGCAgtgttattgtcatcattatttatccaaGACATtcctaaaccagacaaggtgccagcacaaaaacatatttagcaaaatattgaCCAAAATTCATCCATTTCAGGCACCAGAAGGAGAAAAGcttataaataatagttaatttaataaggcaaatttttcattaaataaaaacctttttggaACAAACATTGTAATCATTATGTGTAATTAGCTATAGGATCCCATCCCCGGCCCAGCTGAGAAAGAAACTGACCCCAgaaaatatgcgttgtagtccaaacgagtcgttcgttgtcgtttttgaaaagtgatttctattaaataaattaataaattgaagtggactttgagctGTGTAACTTTgctgatatttttttatgatcaaaaagcaacattacagactaactaaagttgaaaaactgaAAACGCATCATAGTACCCCTTTAATATTTCTCAGGGTAAGTTTAGTAGGTTATAGGCAAAACTTTAAGTCTGAAGCTGCATAAATGATATTGAAAATTTACTTTGCACAGACATTATTTTGTCACATTAtgggggtaagttgtcacaatgggAACCTGCAATTAAACAGCATGTAATGTACTATGTTAAAGCACTTTGAGCTATATCTAGCTTGTCGCTGTTAGGCTACAAATCAAACTCTCAACAGTCTTTAACGTCATGCAGTCTAtgccaaaaaaaacaagaaaaaaaaacaatgagaacACAGTGCATTATCACTGATTAAAGAAAGATTTTTACCACTTATCACAgtttactactgttcaaaagtttggggtcggtaagattattTTACCTTTCTTTTAAATAGCAAGGATCCAAGTGAAAGTgaacacatttataatttttacctTTCTTTTAAATAACAAGGATGCAAGTGAAAgtgaacacatttataatgttgcaacagttctattttaactttatattcatcagatAATCATGAAAAAACATCAATATCAATATTtttgtatatgtaaaatatgtatttctatatatgtatttgcatatatgtatttttgtctttttattttattattttatgttctgtTAAAGAGGGAAGATATGCATGGTTAAAGGTTAGCcagtcatattttatttatttgtatatatatatattttttattttcttaggaTGTTTTATATCATAAGCTGACCCAGATGTATTTGCGGAATCTATTTTAGTCATTGATTTTGTGGAAAAACAAATTCTGAGTCACCCAGATGAGTCCTTCAGACATCTTTTCAAACATCCCATTTATTCACAGATTCATATGAATATGGATTTAAGGTAAAGCAGGTCATTAAAAATAATCACACCTTTACAGAGGATAATTATGAGTGTTGAAAGGTGTGTAAACAGAAATGCAAAAAACGATAACCCACCATAAACAAACACAAGGTTCACTCCAAATGAATGATCTGTTTGGCCTTCCTGCCCAGCActtagtaaaaatgttttttggcgATCTCTAAAGAGGAGATATTGACATCATTCACCACTTGAACTTTCGTGACGGTCTTCAGGTCTTCCACACGGTGTTTGTACTGCATCACCTTGGTTTCGTCAATGTAAACATGGAAGTTATCATTGTCTGAGTTAATTTCAATCTGTTGAGAGACAAGGAGTCAATGCTGACTAAATCATCTTCACTCATAATCAAACATAATTCCTGCTGCTCATGATGCTTTGTCAATAAAAATGTGCTCATGATGCTTTATCACCTGGAAAGGCTCTTCTTTCCCAAGGGGGAAGCTGCTGCACCTCTCCTCCTGCCCCCAGTGGTTGGCCATGTATGAGTTGCAGATTATATCTGACTCAGTGAAGCGTGGGTTGAAATGAAAGGCTATTTTGTCATCGCGGTCACATAGGAAATTGATCTCAAACCTTGAAGAAAACACATATGCAAtaatgaacaaatcattttggcCAGAACAGAACCTGAGACTAGCCTACTGCTTGAAGGGCTATCATTGAGCTAAGATGAGGTACTTGCATTTGAGTATTTCTCCATCACTCTCCTACAAGTGAACGCTGAACGAGAAatgatgggggaaaaaaaatcacgtTTCCCAGATTATATTTAAGTTTGTATCTGTCTCTATTATAGGAATAATAACACAACAGCATCAAAGTGGATCCCAGGATGAATGTTATGAATGGAAAAGCATATAACTGAACTGCCGCATACAATGTTTGTCTCCTATGATtgtcacattattattatatactactCTTCAATTATAGCCATGTTGTTTTCATTGCAATTATTCTTTATCGAAAACCTCATAAATGAGCAATTCATCAGTATGAGTTATTTATACTTCATTATTCTTGATGTTTctgtttcaaaaaaataaaaaataagattgaTACTGATATTATCACAGAAAATAACTGAATGAGGTGGGTGTGAAAAAAAATAGATGACAAAAAACACTGAAGCTGGTGTATTAAAAGACATGAGCAAACAAGCAGATGACCTTATTAGATTTCTAATAAGTGATGAAAGCGACTTTCATTTATAACATTCCATTTACACAacacaagtatttttttttagcaataaacTTTAGACCCAGCTAACAATATGATCTTAAATATGTTTTCCAAATGTTCCAATTAAGTtctgaaaacattatttctggATAATAAAGATAATTAAATTAAGGTCTAATTAAGATTTTCAGAAAAGACAAGTGTGATAAGACAAGTTGGAAATAAACTTTGGAGGACAGTGGGTTTCCAGGAGTAGAGTTGAAGATCTAGGCTTCAAACCACCTAAAACTACTTGGCAGTAATGTCTAGACAaacatttaactatttaaaattttTCCATAAATGATGTATAAATGCTTTTGTGCTAACTTGTTCAGAATGTTATTCAAAACCAGATAGCTTTGAACAAACGTTCTATTAACATTACTGGAAAAGTGTTTGTCAGAATGTTAACTAAAGTTCACCGTTCCCTTTTAGCTGAAGGATTGAGTACTTACTTGCTGGCTTCTGCTGGGGTCTCTCCTTTCAGGATGATACTCCATCCTGGACATAGACCATCAGGACAGGATGCCTCAAACTGAATCACAATGAAAAAACAAGCTTCATCACATTCACTGAATAGTACAGAATACATTTAGGGGTTTTCAAAAGCCTGATGTCTATGACAATACCAATAACTAGAGGCTAATATAATCctagcatatactgtatatagacaCAAATAGAATTCACTTACAGCAAATTCAATTTTATCAgcattatttttacatgcaatattTGCTCAAAGCtgagcataaatatatatataatacacacacacacacacacacacacagtataaaatataacattcatcaaatatataaatacgACATTTTGATAATATTATAAGTATTTGAGGTTTATTCATTGACTTGGCTGTTGGTAGATTGTGGAGCTGATACAAGTGGAAGCTGATGCTGATAATATCCATTCAGCAGATATATAAGCCTAACAATGATCTATCACTATAATGTAGAGTATTTACGGTTCAGGCGACCCAGGGTGCTTAAGAGCTATAACTGTCCAATTACCAAAGGCTTCCATTCAGGAATCTCATCTCCGACTTCATCATGAATTAATAGACCTTTGTTTCACTGCATGCCTATCACCATTCAAGAATGAAATGAAGACGTTAAAGCAAAATTCTATAGCCTGAAGCTAACTTTGACATTAATTATCAAGCAGGCAGTACTTTTTCATACAGATAGCTTGCAAGGATTGTGAGTGACAGACCCCATCCGTCACTGCTGAATCAAATtccatccgttttttttttttttttgcagtgctggGCATAAAAAGTAATTGCCAAATGTAGTCAGCAAAATCCCAGTTtgcaaaatgcaaaatatataaagacagcataaataaaaataagtaaaaagtaatttaaaaaaagctgCTTTAAAGACTATCTGAAATCTATAACCCTCCTTCATTAAAACAATTTGCTCTTAGCATTTGCTAATCTTAATATTATCCTAATGAAAGCAGTTTAGATAACACACAAACGTATGAAGTTAGGCTAGCTGGCAGAAATCAGGCAGGCAGAGAATTAAACTCAGTGATTACTGGAAGAACATTAGAGGATGACGTTCCTTTGAGCAGAAGTGAGACGTCGCCTGCATTCGCATTATCTGTTCAGCTCCATTGGCCAGCACCTGTTTTATCTGAGACTTTCATGTGTGTCTACGCTGTGCTGCATGCTCTGTTATCTGGATTATGAGCCACTTTCATAGAGCTTGGTGCCACAGGGTGAGGACTGTTTGGGTATCCGAGGGGAATTGCTAAACTAGTCACGCTTCCTGTGCTCATCAACGCTGAACGCCAGATTCCAGTAACTGCTTGCAGAGATATGCATGAGATTTCATGCAGCATATATATGAACATAAATTGGAAGCAGCAACCAGTATCTGTGAACTATAAAAGTGCAGATCTGGAGCTGTACCAAAAAAAATCATTGGTTGTTTAAAAGCCTCTCAATGACATCGGAAAGGAAAGCAAGCTGATTTGTGGTGTTTTACAGGTAGAGATGAAGTGTTCTTTAGATCGAAACTGAGCCTTTTAATGTCCTCATTACTTTAAGTGCAGTCGCATGGAAAATAATTAAAGCGTCATTAGTTTAGCTtgcagaaagatagatagatagagagagagagagagagagagagagagagagagagagagagagagagatgcagaagaGTTAAGAGTCACGCTACCATCTTATAGgagatgttgtgcattttaaatcCAATATTTATCATCTAAACCTGCCTCtggtttaaatgattaaaattaaacacTATGCCAGACTAAAAACTGCTTTAATTACATCAGCAACTTTCCATTTAAGTGCTCAAGCACATTTGACCATCACAGAATCTTGAAATACTTCGCTATTACTTAACATAATAAGCAAACTTGACCTGATTCTGTTTGCAGGTTAGCAGACAGTGTTTCCCTTACCCGTAATGTCATCTTGTTGGCAGGGCCGTCTATTGATCAGCTTCCAGCTGGATGTGTTTTGGAAGTGAGGGGTCATTTAAAGAGAGGGCGAAACCACGTGAGGGTGAGCTTAGCAGGATCAAGGTTGCAAAATGGGCTTTTGTGTGTGGCAGGTTCATGCATAGAAAAAAGTGCAGAAATACAATGCAATTCAATAGCTTTGCCTTAGGCCACATGGGAGGCTTGTGACAGACAGCCAAAAATAACATTAGGTCGGAATCACCAGCGAAGCATTTCAGGTACTTCACCAGTTGCATAAGCACGATTGCAGTATAAATCGTATATGGAAATAATGATGTGGTTAATGATCCATCGTTCATTATGGAACACAAAACATCACTATTGAAATGAATCACAGGATTAGTTTTTTCCACCAATGGAGTATATACATTATCTGGGGGAAGGTAATGTGATTTTGATGACTGTATTTCAGCTGCCCGGGACTCCTGTAGGAGCTGGCGGAAAGGAATTGTTGGCATCAGCAATAAGCGAGTGGTgccatgtgactttttttttaacgtGTTTTTCTGTAGCAGTGAATGATTGGCCGCTGATCCTGGGGATTAAACAACTATCCATGTGGGTGTCTGTCTGGGATTTATAACCTATCAAATCTGCCAGCCCTCAGGAATTTCCTGTCTGCTTTTAGTCACAATGGCTGGCTAAAGCTCATCAGGGCCGAATGTACATCCCTGCTTACAGCTGCAAAATACTCTGAATTTCTATACCGCCTAGGCCTTAACAATACTTGAAGTTCATGAATAAAAAATCATGGTCTAGTGCACATTATTGCTCAAATCAGACAGCTCTTCTAAGCAGACTCTTATTACTATGGCCTTTGGAGACTGAATGTCCAAAATGACCCACTCTACTCTCTGCCAGTGATCGTATATGGTTTGTatagttcagtgtgtgtgtgtgtgtgtgtgtgtgtgtgtgcatgtgtgtttacaGTTGACCAGGAGGTTATGGCTGGGAGCCCCACCCTAAACACCCTTGTCCATTCCTGAGATAGGGGAATGACACAACAGCATTCTGATCACATAGTGCTGTTATCTTCATGCATGCCAGGGGCTCCGTCCTGCTAGATTACATCTCATATGACGCTGTGAGGTGCCTCTTGGGTACCACAAGCCCAGACACACAGTGACAACAATTTGCTCGAAAGTGGGTGGGGGTCTAAACAGAATGCTAATAGGAACTATCAAccactacaaacaaacaaatcattgTGACACTTTGTGTCGCTACTAATGTCGGTGCTGTAGTGATATCAAACACTCTCTGGTGAAGTCTGCTTGAGGCTTGTAGGAATCTCGAAATTAAGTATGTGAATCTTGTGAGAAAAGCCATTCACATTTACATAGAATGATAGAAtgctagatagatagacagacagacagatagaatagTGTTGTTCTAAAACACAGTTGAAGGTGTTACATAACGTGCATATCTGAATCCACACATGCATGAATGCACTGGGTCAAAGAGTGTGAAATGAATTGTCCAATGGAGCAATATGGTGGAGGTTTGGGGCAAGGTTGTACTGATTGATGTAGCGG
The sequence above is a segment of the Carassius carassius chromosome 9, fCarCar2.1, whole genome shotgun sequence genome. Coding sequences within it:
- the LOC132148628 gene encoding grifin-like, yielding MTLRFEASCPDGLCPGWSIILKGETPAEASKFEINFLCDRDDKIAFHFNPRFTESDIICNSYMANHWGQEERCSSFPLGKEEPFQIEINSDNDNFHVYIDETKVMQYKHRVEDLKTVTKVQVVNDVNISSLEIAKKHFY